One part of the Calypte anna isolate BGI_N300 chromosome 12, bCalAnn1_v1.p, whole genome shotgun sequence genome encodes these proteins:
- the SMIM4 gene encoding small integral membrane protein 4, translating into MLVSRRVKRLLQRVPGKQRFGVYRFLPFFFLLGGAMEWFMINVRIGKETFYDVYRRKRSERQYEARMEKNDF; encoded by the exons ATGCTGGTGAGCCGGAGGGTGAAGCGGCTCCTGCAGAGGGTGCCGGGGAAGCAGCGCTTCGGCGTCTACAGGTTCCtgcccttcttcttcctcctcggGGGAGCCATGGAGTGGTTCATGATTAACGTCCGCATTGGCAAGGAGACCTTCT ATGATGTTTACCGTAGGAAACGATCTGAACGACAGTATGAGgcaaggatggaaaaaaatgactTTTAG